In the genome of Mycobacteriales bacterium, one region contains:
- a CDS encoding pilus assembly protein TadG-related protein, giving the protein MTRATRPPGRSHPEESERGSLTVFTAVLALALLVMAGLVIDGTGKLRAAQQADGIAEEAARAGADTLNAAGLRAGQPVAVDPAAAITAAQAYLASAGVRGTVTAPAPAEIAVSVTISQPTAVLDLIGIDSWTVVGHATASLESGR; this is encoded by the coding sequence ATGACCCGCGCAACCCGGCCGCCGGGCAGGTCCCACCCGGAGGAGTCCGAACGCGGTTCGTTGACCGTTTTCACCGCGGTGCTCGCGTTGGCCCTGCTCGTGATGGCCGGCCTCGTCATCGACGGCACCGGCAAACTCCGCGCCGCCCAACAGGCCGACGGTATCGCCGAGGAAGCAGCCCGCGCCGGAGCCGACACCCTTAACGCCGCCGGGCTGCGCGCCGGTCAACCGGTCGCGGTCGACCCGGCGGCCGCGATCACCGCCGCCCAGGCCTACCTGGCCTCGGCGGGTGTCCGCGGCACGGTCACGGCGCCCGCACCAGCCGAGATCGCGGTCTCGGTCACGATCAGCCAGCCCACCGCGGTCCTGGATCTGATCGGGATCGACTCCTGGACCGTCGTCGG
- a CDS encoding TadE/TadG family type IV pilus assembly protein has translation MSTGHGDEVGSFTLELAVLAPALLLLLAFVVAAGRVELAGGAIDAAARDSARAASLARTAPAAQAAALATAQDSLASQHFDCRSLAVTVDTGGFSAPLGTPAAVHVHLSCDVPLTDVALPGLPGSKTLQATFSSPLDPYRSR, from the coding sequence GTGAGCACCGGCCACGGTGATGAGGTCGGCAGCTTCACTCTCGAACTGGCCGTGCTCGCCCCCGCCCTGCTCCTGCTCCTCGCGTTTGTTGTCGCGGCCGGCCGGGTCGAACTCGCCGGCGGCGCGATCGATGCGGCCGCCCGTGACAGCGCCCGCGCGGCGTCCCTCGCCCGCACTGCCCCGGCTGCGCAAGCCGCCGCGCTCGCCACCGCCCAAGACTCCCTCGCGAGCCAACACTTCGACTGCCGCAGCTTGGCGGTCACCGTCGACACCGGCGGGTTCAGCGCGCCACTGGGCACCCCGGCCGCAGTCCACGTTCACCTCAGTTGCGACGTTCCGCTGACTGACGTCGCCCTACCCGGACTGCCCGGCAGCAAGACTTTGCAGGCCACGTTCAGCTCCCCACTTGACCCCTACCGGAGCCGCTGA
- a CDS encoding TadE/TadG family type IV pilus assembly protein translates to MRARGRARRREGERGSFTLELAVLFPAFLLLVLVIVQAALYFFARSIALSAAQQGADTARLQGHSPADGLDAATTFATQQGNGVLTGLSVSTAGSTPTQVSVTVTGNALTIVPGLGFTIRQVASAPRETYTTATGTLTSGTLASPAPAGGTR, encoded by the coding sequence ATGCGCGCCAGAGGCCGGGCCCGCCGCCGCGAAGGTGAGCGGGGCAGCTTCACCCTGGAACTCGCCGTCCTGTTCCCCGCGTTCCTGCTGCTCGTGCTGGTCATCGTGCAAGCCGCGCTGTACTTCTTCGCCCGCTCCATCGCGCTGTCCGCCGCCCAGCAAGGCGCCGACACGGCCCGGCTTCAAGGGCACAGCCCCGCCGACGGCCTGGACGCGGCAACCACGTTCGCCACTCAGCAAGGCAACGGTGTCCTGACCGGTCTGAGCGTGTCGACGGCGGGTAGCACGCCTACCCAGGTCAGCGTCACCGTCACCGGCAACGCGCTCACGATCGTCCCGGGTCTCGGGTTCACCATCCGGCAGGTCGCCAGTGCCCCCCGCGAGACCTACACCACCGCCACCGGCACCCTCACGTCCGGCACCCTCGCGTCCCCGGCACCGGCAGGGGGAACCCGGTGA